One window of Salmo salar chromosome ssa11, Ssal_v3.1, whole genome shotgun sequence genomic DNA carries:
- the LOC106561904 gene encoding zinc transporter ZIP1, whose product MDYLLQVKIGALVGLLLLTLFFGFIPARMKWFRETSGTETHRVVLSFISCFAGGVFLAACLLDIIPDYLSDMNAELAARRVDTSFPLPEFIMAAGFFTVLIVERIVLNCRQDAMRGSDQERAPLMRAKGHSHGQGKAASTDLEGSAHHVHMDLQAHSSFRSFMLFLSLSLHSVFEGLAIGLQTTDSKVLEICIAIVVHKSIIVFSLSVKLVQSEVPPMWVAAYVGVFAMMSPLGIAVGIGVIEAQLAAGVLIQAILEGMAAGTFIYITFMEILPHELNSPENQLLKVFFILLGFSVMAGLTFLG is encoded by the exons ATGGACTACTTGTTACAGGTGAAAATAGGTGCCCTCGTGGGTTTGTTGCTCCTGACGCTATTTTTCGGATTTATTCCTGCTCGGATGAAGTGGTTCAGAGAAACCAGTGGGACAG AAACCCATCGGGTGGTCttgagtttcatcagctgttttgCCGGAGGCGTCTTCCTGGCTGCCTGTCTATTGGACATCATCCCAGACTATCTGTCAGACATGAATGCTGAGCTGGCCGCACGGAGGGTGGAC ACCAGCTTCCCCCTCCCGGAGTTCATCATGGCTGCAGGCTTCTTCACTGTGCTCATTGTGGAGAGGATTGTTCTGAACTGCAGACAAGATGCCATGCGAGGGTCAGACCAGGAGAGAGCACCTCTGATGCGAGCCAAAGGGCACAGCCATGGGCAGGGTAAAGCCGCGTCCACCGACCTGGAGGGTAGTGCCCACCACGTCCACATGGACCTCCAGGCCCACTCCTCCTTTCGCTCGTTCATGCTCTTTTTATCACTCTCCCTCCATTCTGTGTTTGAGGGCCTGGCCATCGGGCTGCAGACCACAGACTCAAAG GTATTAGAGATCTGCATTGCCATTGTGGTCCACAAGAGCATCATCGTGTTCAGCCTATCGGTGAAGCTGGTGCAAAGCGAAGTCCCGCCCATGTGGGTTGCGGCCTACGTGGGCGTCTTCGCCATGATGTCTCCACTGGGCATTGCAGTGGGCATCGGGGTTATCGAGGCCCAGCTGGCGGCAGGCGTTCTGATCCAGGCCATCCTGGAGGGGATGGCGGCCGGGACCTTTATTTACATCACCTTCATGGAGATCCTGCCTCACGAGCTGAACTCCCCAGAGAACCAGCTGCTCAAGGTGTTCTTCATTCTGCTAGGCTTCAGCGTCATGGCGGGCCTCACCTTCCTGGGTTGA